The Danaus plexippus chromosome 12, MEX_DaPlex, whole genome shotgun sequence DNA window GAATGTAAGCTGTAAAGGAATTTTATggaatatgataatttaataagttatatatctttatgtaaaaaatacataatgcgaaatatatttacgtaattCTTACAGTTTGCAACGAATTGTAAACTATCAATAGTTTTAAGcatttgaacattttaatttcactataTGGTTCAGTTTCTTCGTCTAAAATAACAGTGAGACCTTCCTCTTCCTCTAAAGCCAAGGCTGCCGCTTCTTCTTCCCTTCTCTTCTGTTCTATCCATTTAACTTCACGGTCGAACAAAAATCTAAAGTGTCTGTGAAGTGTGTCTTCTGATCCCTGTTGACGTCATTTTTAAGACTGAACCAACAATTCTTCGTATTACACGAAGAATTATTAACTCAGTCTCTctcaaaaatacatacatagtaTTTTCTCGCAAGTCAAAATCAtagttattctttatattgcTCTGCACAACAGTTCCCAATCCAGAATACTCATTATATTACtaagttacatatattttttaaacatcaagTGTTATCTTGTTAAAGAAGCAACTTAATGAtaacaatagatttttaaaaccacccattgagtaatatttatattttaaactaacctCGACAATATGTACAAAGTAACTGTCGTATACCAAAAGCAAGCCATTCACGTTTATTTCACAATAAGTGGAATTTACATCGTTAATTGTTgcttgaaaatgttttatcatttCATCCTTTGATAGTGCATGCTCACCGATGTATATCATGCGAATAGCATAAGCTTTCTGTAATATGAATATCTTATAGTGAAACTATTTCGCTataaaacttgaaaataattgtcTTAGTAAATAACTTACTAAGCCAACTCGTTGAAAATTTTCTTCCACAACATTTAATACACTTCTAACGTCCAGATTCGGTAACGCCATAGCTAATTCTTTGATTCTAATAACCCGTTTTTTCACAtgatttgtaatttgtattattatgaaatcaaCGACGCTTGTCAACGCGTTGCCATAGTAACCAACATTTCATGGCAttctaaagatatatatttttaacagcaaCAAttgatagtttaaaaatacgaaattGTATACAGCCGTAAtgataataaacttaataaaaatctaaagttTATGTAGTTATTTCTtcaaaatactatattatattgaaaaaaacaattatcacTAGAATCCAACAAAAttctttttcgttttttttttttaaataatatatatttacaaaaactatttgcCGGAACACACCTTTATTTCTTTGGTAattgtgttaataaaataaataaaaatatcagatatatataataacacatGGAATTcctatttcaacaaaatttatatttgttttttatttggaacttTAAAGCGATTACATAACATTGGCtaacgaaaaataatttgcaatttaaaaatttcaaaataaaatagtacttacatcaataaaataaaaaacaaaaccaaatatttattaagatttatatttctatcacAGTGGTTACAATTATCTATTGTTATTGTGCCTAAACTAAATTATCAAATTGACACCTGagtatctaaaaataaaagtcgTACATAAAGGGTAATGTACATTGCAGGTAACATagctattatataaataaaacaacattaaaagttatttttaaataaatctaatacatTTCACGCATACTGCCAAACTTGTCGCGTGAGTTCCAACCATCTCTGTTATAATTcctgttattataattcttccatttataattgtttttaggTTTATATTTCGTCTGCTGCTCCTTGAACTTCATGCTGCCGTAATCACGGCACAGCTGTTCCAATTCATGTGGAACTTcctaaagaataaaatttttagttttaatacaattgtagcatttttttttgttatagaattcttgaatatttattgatgttatcattgtaatttttaggTGATATGAGATTTCACAAGCTTAAGgtgttacattatataaaataaaataaaaaatattacatacttgTTTTGCTTCCTTGAGTACTTGTATAAGACTTCTTGCTTGTCGAGCATTCTCGCTTGTTAAGATAGTATGAGCTACACCCTTATTATCTGATCTGCCAGTTCTTCCAATTCTGTGGATATAATCTTCAGATGTGTTTGGAAAATCATAGTTCACAACATGTGTTACACCATCAacatctgtaaaaaaaaaattctgaataTCAAATAGTTGTTAcactatataaaaactattaaatcattatatgtctcttataatatacaatataattatctttttccttataaaaacCAAGaagtaaattactattttataataacctaaGATTGAGGCAGCAATTTAATAAAGTCCAAAAGCATTGTTAAAGCTTTTGAATAATGATACTTTATAACAGTATTAGTTTACCTAAGCCTCTTGCAGCAACATCTGTGGCAAcaagaatattagtttttccgcttctaaatttattaataataatatccctTTGAAGTTGCGTTTTGTCACCATGTATGCCGACCGCCGGCCAGCCATTTCTTTGTAGTGCCAGTGTCAAGCTATCTAcaaatttctttgtatttgtgAACACCAGAACCTTACCAAAACCATTGCCTGATATTTCATGCATGATAGATTTgaatctgaaaataaaataagattgaaTTTGGAACAAATTGTTATATGTTGAGTTACAAAGATGTTTCTTTGATACTTCAAACTAGTCAATAACTTACTAAGCCAACTTGTGGAAAATTTTCTTACTACACCAACATATAAAAGTTACTTgactttacaaaaatttacttacttaTCCATTTTTTGGTCTTGTTCACAAACATATATGCATTGTTTGATATTATGATTGGCTGTCAATTCTGTAGAACCCACATTAACCTGTACAAATTCTCCTAGATAATCTTTAGCTAAATGTTGTACTTCCTTAGGCCATGTTGCTGAGAACATAAGGATTTGTCTCTCGTATGGTACATCTTCCAATGCTTGCCTGATCTGAGGTTCAAAGCCCATGTCTAACATTCTATCAGCCTCATCCAACACCACATATGTACATCTGCTTAAAGTCGTCACTCTGCTGttaagaaaatcatttaatcTGCCAGGTGTAGCGATAAGGATATCTACACCCCGTTGCAACTGTTGAGCTTGATTAGATCTGCTCACACCtccatatatacatagacaACGGATGTTCAAAAGCCTTTCAAAATCTTTAGCAACTTCCTCTATCTGTCTTGCAAGTTCTCTTGTAGGAGCCAGTACTAATGCTCTTGGACCCTTACCCCTTCGtcctttattttcttttagttgAATAACTGCTGGCAGCAAATATGCAAGAGTTTTACCTGTACCTGTTTGAGCGATaccaacaaaatttttcccCGCAATAGCAATTGGCCATCCTTGGGACTGGATCAGTGTAGGCTTAGTAAAGCCCTGCTCTTGaagaaaattcttaatataatctgGAAAGTTTCCACTGTCCAAGTCTCTTACTGGACTGGGAATGTCATCGcctattattgttattttattttcacggCAATAATCAGCATCACTTTGCGCAGCAGGTACCGAAGAGTATCTTATAAACTGATGTTTTTGGTAACTTGATAAAGTTGTGTAGGTGAGTATTCGACTGTTTTTTGCAGCAAAACAGGATTTATTAAAGCAGATATTAGTTATATCTCTGCAACACCTAAAAGTGCAAAatatcatttgtatataaaaaaaataacaactacTAACCTATACAAGCATGTTAATCgctattaatttatcttcCAATTTACGCTATCAGTCTCATTTACTCACAATTTAAGTACGGCAGGGTTCCGTGACaggttttttattatgtttaatgcCATTTTTCACcgtacacatttatataatttttctcgaGTAACTATAACCTCACCaagaattttctataaattagaCTCAACTGTCAAGTTTGAAGttgctataaattatttttaatttattcagtcGTAGGCTAAGCTTTAAGTCATACAGCCatgtttaaagtattattaattatagaaataaataaaagcaattattattaaataaattggttTTCCTTACCAATTTGGGTTCAGTATTTACTGCAGTAATACCTTTCGACAGAAGACTTAAATCTGAAAagcaatataatgaaatagtatttcttaaactacaaacaaataataaattatcttcaaTCATTGCTTTgtctagaataaaatttttcttctttttatgTTCTCCCTCTATAACTTATAAACGAATTCATCGTTAGagagagatatatatatatatatatatatatatatatatatagctatatttatatagtttcatataaatattattatattttaagatgtatgtattataataacataattgagTATAACAGAAGTGTTATTTTACTCCTGTGACAAAGGAAAAGTAAAAGATATTAGTCAAGTACGGTGACCAAACCTACTAACTTTATAAAcacaatagaaaatattgctACTTGTCgccaaattatttatatgatttttttatgtttctaatATGTTACTGTATATTATTCCTAACTAGGGAAGTCCCAATGTTCTATATCCACGGATATTTGAAGGCGGAGAAAAATAGTTATCTATTTTGGTGATCTTTTACCTACTTAATTTCcatgtgtatttttaattcaaaccgTTAGACTGTCCATAGACCCTAGCTCTAAAATCTGTTTCAAGCTCTTTACACACcgataaacaattaaattcgACGCacctatttataaagaaaaaaatacatgtaaaacATAAGACATTATCAGTTTTGTggattattacttaaaaagatttgtaaatcaaaataatattaaaatcaatataataggTTGTATGcaagataaaatgaaataattaaactaacgAAGCAGTTAATTTAACGATGTCATCCACGaccacttttaatatttatactaacaaGATTGCATATTGTATGGGAAGTAGCACGTAGTTTGTTATCAAATAACCATCTCTGTGGGCATATATTTACCAAGAGAAGTTATTATTTGAAGtctaataaaatacttcacaATGCcgttaaaacttaataaaactactttaaaaaatttaaaattctttgtaaTTAATCCTTTTTAATAACCTTTCCAAAAAGGTGCAAATGATAATTTAGGTCGGGAAAATAGGGTTATAAGGAGAACAAAtacaagttattatttatataataatggttTATTAACCAATTCAATCTTTTTTGGAATGACAAACTTGGGTCAGgtcaataatttacaaaagaatAAAGACAAATTGCAGGGCAGGTGTAcggtttaagaaataaataacatttagctCATCCTCACCAAAATATcacagtaaaaattaaattaacacataTGTTCATTCAGACTATACCatttaacaaaagaaattctatttaaaatcttcataaagTTAGGATTGTTAAAATCCtgatacagaaaataaaagctTGTATTTGGATTTTCTTTAAAGATAACAACAGACATGCACACACTTAGATATTATTCCTATGAGGATTAgcttaattaaactattacaTTAATGCTTAATAatcatattcattattaaatctcTTGTGTCCGCCGCCACCCCCCTGGCCTCCACTGCCCCTGCCGAAGTTTGATCCTCTCTTGAATGATCCACCTCCTCCTCGACCACCTCCAAACCTATTCCTGTTCCATCCTCCTCCACCACCACCTCCACAACGGTCAGCCATGGTTTGCAATTGAGGACTAACAaccttttaacaaaatacatattccattaaaatgtgatcaatttaattatcttcaAAACATGAATAATAGAATAgtgactatattttttaaaaaagtaacttgttataataataataataagtgaaaGTTTTGTCACAGCATCTGAGGATGGGATCCAGACAAGATATATGTGGACACCGAAGGCATGTAGCTGTCATTAATGTACCTCATACTTGCATTCATGTCACGCTATGTAAAACGTACCCATGCCAAAGGTATGAGGAAAGGCAATCTAAGTTCACACTAACCTGGTTGGCTTCCTGAAGCACTGATACAAGGTCTTTAGCTTGACGGGAATTTGAAGGTGTGAAGAAGGCGTATGACGTGCCTTTTGATTTGGATCTCCCCGTTCTTCCAATCCGGTGAATGTAGTCCTCAGATGAATTTGGGTAATCAaagttaattacatatttgatACCATCAACATCTAAAAGCAAATTTTATGTTAGGAAGTGGATACAGTTACCATTTGACAGTAGCCAATAATAGATCAAGGTAAAAAGGAATTTGTAAAATAGATGCAAAATCCATTATACCATTTATTATTGCTTGTAAACTGATAGTAGATTGTGAAAGGTCCCTTAAAGTAAAGTAACTCATAGCAGTATTACTTACATGAATgagttacatatataatgaactgaaataaatattgcctCTCACTCTTGAACCCAGGAGTCTTGTAAAGggctttttattgtttaagtttGGTTTTGAATTCTCTTGCCCTCTTGAAAACTCCAATGTGGCCGAAACAGAAAACCCTTGACCTTGCCGATCTATCAACTTGCGGTCAAGTTTTTCAACAATGCACTCCATAAttctttttcttaatttaatcattCAATACTATCTGTAGTGCATCACCAGGTTTTCCTTAACTTTCAAGTGTATCCGAAACTACGGACATACTTTCCAGCTTTCCGGCCTCGGGTCCAATTGCAGTGAAAGGCACATGAGGCACCATATAAATGACGAGTTATTGCATTCTCCAAAAAATTACCACTGCATAAGACAAATGTCCTATCTATCTACAAATCCAGTGCAGTAACTTGTTCAATATTTTGGTATAGTACTCAGACAGAACACAATAACTTTCCGCCAGTGCCTCTGaaagtataaaacataatacaattatatatttatactgtgATGCAAATTTATAGACCTTTCCATTTATCTTCATGTTTCACATGTTTaagaatcataaataaaaaaaagaagtagAGTACTTACCAAGTCCTCGGGCAGCTACATCTGTTGCAACAAGTATGTTGGCTCTTCCttgtttaaattgatataagaCATCATCTCTTTCCTGCTGTGTCTTGTCACCGTGCATGCAAACCGCTGGCCAGCCATAACGTCTAATATTTCTAGTGatattttcaacttttctCTTTGTCTCCACAAATATGATCGTCTTTGAACCTGGATCTTGACTTTGACCTATTTCTTGTAGTAAAGTGTTTAAcctaaaaaaattcttcattAGAAACATTTCACCACTAACAtagacattaataattttatgtgggATCAGATCTTCTTAGAGGagaaagattttataatataatcaacacCAATTCTTTCATAAATCCTTTCATCACTTAAATACTTTATGAACTCAAGTCAAGTGGGAATctgaatattaaagaaaataataaattacgtacTTATTTTCTTTCTCATGTTCTTGACACACATCAACAATTTGAAGAATGTTGTGATTTGCAGATAACTGCATTGATCCAATGTTAATCTGGACATAGTCACCAAGATAGTCTTCAGCTAATTTTCTAACCTCTTTAGGCCATGTGGCCGACCACATGAGAGTTTGTCTATCAGGGCGAATCTGCTCTATGATCTTTCGTATTTGAGGCTCAAAACCCATGTCCAACATGCGATCAGCTTCATCAAGCACTAGATAAGTACATCTTTGAAGATTTGTTGTACCCTTTTCTAAGAAATCAATTAACCTTCCAGGGGTAGCAATCACAATTTCAACCCCTCTCTCCAAATCACGGGCTTGTTCCCTCTTAGGTGCACCACCAAAGACGCACGTGTTACGCACATATGCGGCATTACCAAAATCTGTGGCAACCTGTTGTATCTGCTGTGCTAATTCCCTAGTTGGCGCCAAAACAAGTGCAACTGGACCGTCACCCCTTCTTACGGGCTGTTGGTTATTGATATGAACAATGGCAGGCAGAATGTACGCCAGTGTTTTTCCAGATCCAGTCTGTGCAATACCAACTAAATTCTTTCCAGACATGGCAATCGGCCACCCTTGAGCCTGGATAGGCGTGGGCTCATTGTAACCCATGCTTGAAATGCTTTTCATAACATAGTCTGGGAAGTTTCCTTCTTCAAAATGCTGTATC harbors:
- the LOC116772519 gene encoding ATP-dependent RNA helicase p62-like yields the protein MALNIIKNLSRNPAVLKLCCRDITNICFNKSCFAAKNSRILTYTTLSSYQKHQFIRYSSVPAAQSDADYCRENKITIIGDDIPSPVRDLDSGNFPDYIKNFLQEQGFTKPTLIQSQGWPIAIAGKNFVGIAQTGTGKTLAYLLPAVIQLKENKGRRGKGPRALVLAPTRELARQIEEVAKDFERLLNIRCLCIYGGVSRSNQAQQLQRGVDILIATPGRLNDFLNSRVTTLSRCTYVVLDEADRMLDMGFEPQIRQALEDVPYERQILMFSATWPKEVQHLAKDYLGEFVQVNVGSTELTANHNIKQCIYVCEQDQKMDKFKSIMHEISGNGFGKVLVFTNTKKFVDSLTLALQRNGWPAVGIHGDKTQLQRDIIINKFRSGKTNILVATDVAARGLDVDGVTHVVNYDFPNTSEDYIHRIGRTGRSDNKGVAHTILTSENARQARSLIQVLKEAKQEVPHELEQLCRDYGSMKFKEQQTKYKPKNNYKWKNYNNRNYNRDGWNSRDKFGSMREMY
- the LOC116772303 gene encoding ATP-dependent RNA helicase p62-like produces the protein MSNNHWNNSRGENGGSKFGGGGKFGGNGTSRFNHGGSKFGGGGGGKFGGGGKKEFSGGQSMRRPNWDTMSLQPFNKDFYNPPPSVLNRSPYEVEEYRNKHEVSVSGADVPNPIQHFEEGNFPDYVMKSISSMGYNEPTPIQAQGWPIAMSGKNLVGIAQTGSGKTLAYILPAIVHINNQQPVRRGDGPVALVLAPTRELAQQIQQVATDFGNAAYVRNTCVFGGAPKREQARDLERGVEIVIATPGRLIDFLEKGTTNLQRCTYLVLDEADRMLDMGFEPQIRKIIEQIRPDRQTLMWSATWPKEVRKLAEDYLGDYVQINIGSMQLSANHNILQIVDVCQEHEKENKLNTLLQEIGQSQDPGSKTIIFVETKRKVENITRNIRRYGWPAVCMHGDKTQQERDDVLYQFKQGRANILVATDVAARGLDVDGIKYVINFDYPNSSEDYIHRIGRTGRSKSKGTSYAFFTPSNSRQAKDLVSVLQEANQVVSPQLQTMADRCGGGGGGGWNRNRFGGGRGGGGSFKRGSNFGRGSGGQGGGGGHKRFNNEYDY